A segment of the Flavobacterium azooxidireducens genome:
ATGATTCCATTTAACAAACCTTACCTAACCGGTAACGAAACAAAATACATCGAAGAAGCCGTAAAATCAGGAAAAATTTCAGGAAATGGAATTTTTACCAAAAAGTGCCAACATTTCTTTGAATCAAATTATGGAATAAAAAAAGCATTACTCACAACTTCTTGCACCGATGCTCTCGAAATGGCGGCCATTTTAATCAACATCAAAGAAGGTGATGAAGTGATTATGCCATCGTATACCTTTGTTTCCACTGCCAATGCCTTTGTGTTAAGAGGAGCAAAGATTGTTTTTGTCGATAGCCGAAAAGATCATCCAAATTTAGATGAATCCAAACTTGAAGCATTGATTACATCCAAAACAAAAGCGATTGTTCCTGTTCATTATGCGGGAGTTGCTTGCGAAATGGACGCCATTATGGCATTGGCTAAAAAATACAATCTTTTTGTGATTGAAGATGCCGCTCAGGCTGTTGATAGTTATTATACCGGAAAAGATGGAGTAAAAAAAGCATTGGGCTCCATTGGGCATTTAGCTGCATTTTCATTTCATGAAACAAAAAATATTATTTCAGGCGAAGGAGGATTGTTGGCCATTAATGACGAGCAATTTGTAGAACGTGCAGAAATTATCTGGGAAAAAGGAACCAACCGTTCTGCTTTTTTTAGAGGTGAAGTCGATAAATACGGTTGGGTTGACATTGGGAGCTCATTTTTACCCTCCGAAATTATTGCCGCTTTTCTTTGGGCTCAGCTTGAAAATTTGGAAAAAATTCAATCTGTCAGAAAATCACATTGGGAAAATTATTATTCAAAATTAAAAGATTGGGCATTAGAAAATCAAATAGAATTACCAAGAACACCCAATTATGCAACAAACAATGCACATATGTTTTATCTAATTTGCAAAGATTTGAATCAGAGAACAAAACTAATAGAGCACCTTAAAGAAAAAGAAATTTTAGCAGTTTTTCATTACATTAGTCTTCACAAAAGTCCATTTTATTCCTTAAAATATAATGGAAAACCATTGTTAGAAACAGATAGATTCACAGATACTTTAGTAAGACTACCACTTTTTTATGAACTAAACTTTGATAAAGTAATTGATGTTTTGGTTAAATCTAACTTATAAATTCAATTCCTTGGAGTTATTCGAAGTAAAGAGGCAAACCTTTTTGATTTCCGAGTTTTACCACCACCACATCGTTAAACATTTTAATAGACTCATGGTTGGGCCAAATAGGCATGGTGTTGATTGAGTCTTTAAATTGATCAAATTTTTCTTTAGAGTCAATCATTTTATAATCTGCAACGTCTGCACCTTTAAAGAAATTTACAATTCTATAATTATTACCGTTATCCCATACAAATATAGAGCCTCCAAAAATTTCAGAATTCTTTAATCTAAATTTTTCGTGGTATTCATAAGGAAAATAACCATAGAAATATATAACTTTTTCAGTTGTAAAAAAATCAGGATATTTA
Coding sequences within it:
- the rffA gene encoding dTDP-4-amino-4,6-dideoxygalactose transaminase → MIPFNKPYLTGNETKYIEEAVKSGKISGNGIFTKKCQHFFESNYGIKKALLTTSCTDALEMAAILINIKEGDEVIMPSYTFVSTANAFVLRGAKIVFVDSRKDHPNLDESKLEALITSKTKAIVPVHYAGVACEMDAIMALAKKYNLFVIEDAAQAVDSYYTGKDGVKKALGSIGHLAAFSFHETKNIISGEGGLLAINDEQFVERAEIIWEKGTNRSAFFRGEVDKYGWVDIGSSFLPSEIIAAFLWAQLENLEKIQSVRKSHWENYYSKLKDWALENQIELPRTPNYATNNAHMFYLICKDLNQRTKLIEHLKEKEILAVFHYISLHKSPFYSLKYNGKPLLETDRFTDTLVRLPLFYELNFDKVIDVLVKSNL